GCAACCTCTCCTTCCTGACGGAACTCTACGCCGACACACCTTTCGCTACTGAACAGGATTTTGACGTGACAGACGGCTGCTTTACCGATATCGGATTCAAGACCGTGAAAGCCACGATCGCAGCGCTGCTGCAGCACATCATCAGCAACAAGTTGAAGGAAGACTGTGAGGGCTGTGCCATTGATCACCCCAGCCAGCTCCAACACTCCTGCCTGTTTGAACCACCGACATTTTTCTTCGATACTCACTTTGACAAACTGACCCACAAGCTGTTTAAACCCAGCCTTCGCCGCGCTATCGCTCACGCGCTACAACGCTGCGGACTAAAGTCGCACCCTCAACGGATTCAAGGAACAATCGTGCAAGAAAGCAGTCTACGACGCGGTCGATATCTGGTCGGGTAAACCCCTTACGGATGGAGAGTAACCAAGAAACCGTCAGCAGCACCACCGACACTAACAACATGGGTCTGGTATATAGCCTAAAAGATTTTATGGGAAATATGTTCAAAGAACATTACAGAAGAGAACTTGAGAGATTGCTGGAAGAAGTGATCATATTTTCAAATTCTGATGATGAagaagaagatgatgatgatgatgatgatgatgatgaagataaGCGTGTAAAGAATCTCAAGAAAGTAATGAAAAATGCTCGAGGAGTGATATGTACATGGGGTAAAATGATCACCGAATGTGCCAATAACGATGAACCGCTTTCTGTTTTAAGAAATGTTCTGGATATAGTGTGTGAAGCAGAGTTGCGTTTTGCCGACATCACATGTATCTGTGCCTTTGTAACTGATGTTTGTGAGGAGTTGGTGTTAAAAGATGCTGATTTCGATGTAAATCCTTTTATTGAAACAGCGGTTGATCATTTCTTAGATTGTGATTTAAAGACATGTCGTGAATTTCTTTTCTGGTTAGAGTGTATCTAACAAAATTTTACTCTTCATACCCTGCATGTAATACCTTGTCTTTCTTATTTTATTGTCTTATTACTCAGAGATAGCTATCATATATCCTATCATgtatattttcttgttttattactttGAGATAGTTGTCATTATCATATATCCTATCATATATCCTGTAAacgtttttttaataaaaagtttaacgCATACCAGCCTTTGTCTTATTCTTTTGCAAAAGGTTGAGCCGATAACATGGCAGAGCTCATGAAAGATGCTTATTATACACCTTCCAACCCCGGATCATTAGGGGGTCGTTGATATGACTGCATATTCCAaggataatgataataataaatatttgttgACTTGCATCGATGTATTTAGCAAGTATGCGTGGTGTCGTGTACTAAAGAATAAAAGCGGTGCAGAGGTCACTAAGGCGTTTGAGTCTATACTCAAAGAGCGACGTGTCTACATTTTCTGCTGCAAAGACAAGACAAAGCTCCATGACCCACCCCGACACCTTGTGGAAAAGGAAGAACACGACAAACTGTACGAGATGCAGTTTTTGTTCACATGGCGTGATCTGGATCTGCTGAGTGGCTTTTTCTCGGCGATAAACAAGATGTTCAATTGGTGCAACATACATGATGGTTACAAGAAAATTAAAGTGGCCCTGTTCCACCCAGAGAGATGCCCCCGCAGCGACATGTACGAACTGCCGGCCCCGCCCATTCACTACAGCCATTAAAAGAGCGGGTAAGTCTAACCCACCAACACTTCTCATTTATAAGCCATGGCTCGAGATATGTCTCCACAGCAGATGCACTGCTTCATCAACTCATACAAATGCGATCTCGATCATCCTGATGATAATGCTACGGATCATGTTCTAACAGAAAACACTTCTTCAAAGAGCGACGTGTACCGCAGAAATTACAGACTGATCAGGGGACGGAATTTTTTAACAAGCGTTTTCAAGACTTAATGAAAAAGCATAACATCACTCATTTCGCAACGGCTACGGATTTGAAAGCTAGCGTCGTGGAGCGTTTTAATCGAACATTAAAAAGTCGTATGTGGAGATTTTTAACGGCCACAAACTCCCACCGGTACATAGATGTTTTACAAGATATTATGGAGGGGTACAACAGCAGTTATCACCGGAGTATTAGGATGCAACCTTTGGACGTCAACAAAGAAAATGAGGCGAGTGTGTTTCAAAACTTGTACGGTGATATAAAGAAGAATGAAaaggttttatttaaatataaagtcgGAGATCTTGTTAGGATCTCTAAAGTGAGAGGGCCATTCGCCAAAGGGTATGAGCAGAACTACACGGAGGAATTTTTCACAATATCCGCATGCATTCCTCGTCAACCACCTGTCTACAGACTATCTGATTACGACGGTGAGATCATCGACGGAGTTTTTTATGAAAAAGAGCTACAAAAGATCattgtgagcaaaaacaagtCGTTTAAGGTGGAAAAGGTTTTAGGGGAGAAAAAACAGGGGGGGTCTACGCTCGTTTTAGTGAAATGGTTAGGATGGCCGTCGAAATTTAATAGCTATATTGACAAAAAAACTCTGGTGGATTTGCAAAAGCCTTAAAACGTGTAAACTCATTACGGATCGGTTCATTCATGTAAAGGCTACTATCATGGAAGATCAAGGTTTCTATGTTACGTTGCCGTGCAACGCATCTTTGGACGTCTATCCTGAAAACCGTATATCTAGTTACAGAACGAGGCTATCTACAACCATCAACTTGAAAGGAAAATGGGATGTTGCGCTTGCTGAAATTGAATATCCTAAAAGTTGGTACACCTTAAGTGATAAGGATGGGGGTTTCACGCTTTACAAGGCCCCACTCCCGACGGCAAAGGAAGGAGATAAACCGAGGGAAAAGAAAAAGATTAGAAAGATATCGGGGGCTACTGTAAGGAaggaattaaaaataaatggtgGATACTACACGACCATTTACGATGTAATCCTTGAGGTAAATAAGGTTCTTGCAAAGAACGTAGAACTGCGTTATGATGAATTGAGAAACAATGTGTATCTAGTGGCAATACGTAACATAGCGGTAGGGTTCTATGGAAAACTCGCCACTATTTTAGGGGTGAAGCCGGATGATCCTCTCGGACGTGAGGACTACCATGCTGAAGCTGATTTTACAACGAGTGTTAATACATACGCCCCTTATCAGGCTGATATTAAAGCGGGTCTCTATACGATCTACGTTTACACAGACATTATCCAATATCAGGCTGTCGGGGATTCGCACGTCCCCCTTTTGAGATGCGTACATATATCGGGTGAAAACAAGGAAACGGTTAGTGTTAGATACGACAAACCTCATTACGTACCGGTCAACAAGGAGCTCATCACGGACATTGTCGTGGATACGCCGGGGGCGGAGTTATGTATGGGGTCTTGGTGGATTTTTCAGAGGTTTGTTTAGGATGGCCATACCATTTCTCAAAAGAGGGTTCAGCATTGCCAAACCTCACCTAAAATCGGCCGCCAAAAATATAGTGACAGACGTAGTCTCGAACGCTCTGTCGAGATCAAATAACGACGACTCTAAACCGCAAGGCGGATCAGGCTTGATGGTAATGGCACGAAAGAGTCTATCTAAACCTCCGGGTATAAGGAGGCGTGGTCGTACCGTgacaaaaaagaagaaaacagcCCGTTCCTTCAAGAAGTTAGCAGTCGGTAGTAGAAAGCGTAAGAAGTCTGTGAAGCGTAACGTATCAGTTAAGCGAACCATTTTCTAACATGGCCTTACTACACCGCATGTCAGGCGAGTGCATCAAGTCTGAATTGGACCTATTCACGGTCCCGCTAACGCAAACTGTTATTGAGAAAAACAGCTATTTAGAAGTTCCTCCATTATCGGCTATATCGGACTCTGCTCCGTTGGAGTTTTTTATCGCCGGAACCGGCGAGGATTATTTGGACCTAAATAACACCTTGGTGTATCTACGGCTTAAAATCACAGCCCCTGATGGCAGCGACCTAGCGGACGACGCAAAGGTCGGTCTAATAAATTACCCCGGAGCAACTATATTTTCGCAAGTCGACGTCAGGCTTGGTGATCGGCTGATATCTCAGAGTTCGAGTACCTATCCATACCGGGCCATAATCGAGAGCCTCATTAATTACGGTAATGATGCGCTGAAATCACTCTTTTCCGCGGGGCTgttttacaaaaatacagccGGTCAGATGGACGTGGCGGATCCCGCGGGCGCTAACGCCGGCTTGACAAAAAGAGCTCGATACACAAGCGAAAGCAAGACTGTCAAGCTACTTGCGCCGATTCACAGCGACATTTTCTTTCAAGAAAAATTAATGCTGAACGGCGTTGACATTAAAATTCGCATGATCAGAGGCAAGGATGAATTCTGTCTGATGAAAACTGGTGACCCCGCttacaaattaaaaatcatGACTGCGTCACTGTTTGTCAAGAAAGTGTCCGTATCACCATCCGTTAGACTAGGACACGCGCAGGCCTTACTCGGGGCCACGGCCAAGTACCCTATAGACAGGGTATGCCTAAAAAATTTCTCCATACCGGCCGGCAGCCGTGTTTCAAATcaagaaaatttgtttttaggAACACTGCCAAAATCTTTAGTTCTGGCTATGGTTGATAACGATTCATTCACTGGAAACTATGGGAAAAACCCCTTTGCATTTAAACATTATGACTTGGAGTACCTGGCAGTCTACGTCGACGGACAGCAATTCCCTGCAAAGCCGCTGCAACCCGATTTTGCAGCGGGGCAGGCGGTACGTGAATTTTACCAGCTGGCTATGGCAACGGGTAGACATCTTAAAAACCAACCGTTATCTATCGACCGCGATGATTTTCTGAACGGATACGCGCTTTACGCTTTTAACCTCACACCTGATGAAGACTGCGGTCAGCACGTCTCCCTCGTCAAGTCGGGTAACATCAGACTCGAAGCCCGTTTCAAAAACCCACTGACGCGCACTATTAATTTAATAGTTTACGCTGTTTTCGACAGCATCGTGGAGCTCTCTAACCGCAGACAGGTTCTGGTCGATTACTATTGAAATGAACACGGTACAACTCACCGCCGTCATGGAAAAAATCATGTGCAAACCACATTTTATCGGTGTTCTACCGTGTGATCAACTCCCTACGGTACCGATAACGAACTTACCTGTAATGACGATAATTAATACGGATCCGGCCCACATGCCGGGGGAACACTGGACCGCTGTTTATTTGGATGAGGACGGACCTAGTTGTTTTTTCGATAGTTATGGCAACCCTCCGGACAGTGATCTCTTTCCACCCACCATCAAAACATTTCTAACAACCAACTCCGCTACCACCCTATATTCAGCCAGACGAGTCCAAGATTTTACATCGGATGCGTGCGGACAGCACTGTGTGTTTTTTCTGTACCACATGGCCAGAGGTGTCGACTATGACAATGTGCTGAGGCTCTACAGCGAcgattatattaaaaattataaaatggtCAGGCTCTTTGTGAAAAGATTAAGGCCGAATGTTTGTAATGAAAAATTAAGTCTGTGTATTCAATGTGTACAATCTTGTAATACTTCTACGGACTGTGGTTGATTGATCAAATTAACAATGTGATTGTTTAGTATATAAACGAATAAAAACGCTTAAATGGGGATCTTTCTCTTGTCTTTTATTTTACATGCAAACATCCGGTACATGAACAGTGCATTTAGTTATTccaatattaacaaaataaagaaacctTAAAATTCTAACCACTGTCCACGATCGAAAGAATGCGACTTAAACGATGAATCCTCTGATGCGCTCTGATGCCTTGTTTAACGAGTGCCAAAAACCTGCTCAGGGTGTTTGTATAGAGTTTGGCTTTTTCGTATTGATTCAAATCAGACCTCTGTAGAATACTTCTTATGGTTGTATCCAGATCGTTCTCAACGGTCTGTTGAATATTCTCACGAACATTTTCATTTCTCAGCTTTTCCAGTTGGTGTTGAGGCACTAAATACATCTTCTCTGCGTATTCCATCGTCAGCCCTGTCTAGACGCTATTAAGCTTGAAATAAAGGGCACAGCGACACTCAGGAGAGGTAAAAGAAAACCGCCAGTCTGGTTGAAAATGCACTTCTTGGCAGATATACCAATTTTTTTATTGGTAACAAATTTAATTTCCGATTTCCTCCTCTTCAGTTTTTCGTACTGCTGACGGTTGATAGGAATCGTGCCATAGAGTATGTTAAGAGCGACTTCGCACAATGTTAAAATGAGTTCGTCGGATGCCGATTGTAAAATAAGACGGCGTTGTTTAGGCGTCGATTTATGTAGCAGTTTTAATAGCGGGAGATGTTTACAAAGTCTGGCCGACATAGCGACTGTCACGTCCTTCGTTTTTTCTGGAGATAAACCACTTGGTGGTTGGAAAGCAACCCCGTTCTGAGGCGAAATTGTTCAGGAGTTTTTGCTTTATAGTCTATCATTAGATAGCCGAAAGGTTGACTCGTAGCATCTTGATAACACTCCATGAAGTATTTTGCGTTTCCGGGGTACATCTGCCGTACTAGCACAGCCACTTGATTGGCATCCCGCGGGTTTTTAAACAGAATTAAGTAATTTGTGTTTAAGCTAATGGTCCTGCTGGATTTACCTTGGACAAATAAGTTTTGAGTGATGTATATAACGCTGAGATTGCGGTGGTGCACAAATTGCGTAAAGGCCTTTTCGACAGACTTGTTCCCGCAGGCCACTCCCATCAAATCATCCAAAATGAGTAGGTTGGTTTTACTGACAGGTAGTAAATCATCATCATCCAGACACGGGGGAATTCCTTCCACAAATTTAATGTCATACAATTTAAGTAATTCATCGTACAATGGTTGCCAGCAAtcatacaaaaaaacaatgttttcaatttttttagaAATCAAATTCATGCCATTTTccaacagttttttttacaaaataactcTTCCCTGAATTTGAAAGACCACTTATCACACAACTGAATGGGAACTGAAGTCtgaaatcaaaatctgaaaCATCCCGGGACCCTCTGTGCATCGTAGGTTCAGTAGCCATAAGGAAGGGTGGTGAAGTCGGACAGAAGTCTGCGCTTATTATACACCACCTTAAACCTTTTAACGACTGACTTGTTATGCAAAGTGAGCATCTTTTTATTCTTCACAATGTTTTCAGTATGAGCCAGGATGTATTGCGTATCATCAGACAAAGTCACATAACCGTCAACCAGACCGATAAGGCTATCCAGACAGATGGCTTGGGAATTTTTAGCGTTCAATGTTATACCCTTAGCTTTCATGCACACTTTACCTTTGGCCGTGCGATAACCGTAAGATTTTGGGCCGCTGGAGCAAAACTCTGTGATATAATCACCGTCATCTATCTCATTTGTCAGCTCCCCCAAATAATCACCCAGAGGTGGCTCCCAGTCACCGTCCCTAGACACAAAAATGACACTGTCTGTGTCGGAGTACAAGAGACGGTCGCCTAGTTTTTCCATGAGTTGGTACAATTCCAACCGAGCGTGCGCGGTTGTAAACGCACCTACAAATACATTAATGTCACGAGTCTCAACAACGTCTCCCTTTTTAGGACGATGTTGGAAAAGCGCTACGTCGTCCGAGACAAAAGTGAAATATGTCATGGTCTCGGTTTCGCCAAAAACTATTCTGGTGAAAAGTTCGGGATCGTTCACAAGCGTGGTTTGAGGTAGCCCCTCCCTCATCGAGAACCTCCCCCAAAGGCTGTTTAACAGTAATTTGTTGATGGACCTCTGTGCGGGGTTATGATTGATATGTTCAGGATCAAGTTGTATCCCCTCTTTTTCAAAATAACTCTGAATGTAAGTCTCTTTGTCACTGTCTGTGACAACGTTTGACGGGTACCCCGATGCTTGTTGTTTCAACCGCAAAAACGTCTTTACGTATTCGCTAAACAATGTGTCTGATTGTTGCGGAAAGTGCCATACCTCGTCTATTTTCGCGACGACGTACCCCTTCTCGATGGCTTTTAAAAGTTCGATACTGACCCAACACCCCTCGAGCGCCCTCTCCTCGTTGTTGTGGTTGCAGTTTGTTGTTTGGTTTTGATCGCAAGCGCATGTACGACATAACGGGAACATCAGTTTACCGTTGCATCTGTAAGGGagaacaggatgcaataatttGCGCGGAGGGTAGACGGTAGCTTTTATTAAACCGTAATAATTTTCGATAGGTTCAAAATCTTTGAAAAAGATTTGAGGATGACCGATCGGATAGCTTTTTCTAGCCTGACAAAACGGGTATAAACTGGTAAAATCCAAGTAACTTATTTTCTCAGTTTCACGCGTTTTGTGGTAGAGTTTATATGCGTTCGTACGTCCGCCGAACAACGCCTCTCGCGGCTTCAACCTCTCTGGGGCGGAATAAGTGCTCATAAATTCCATCACAGCAGGGTCAGTCTTTTTCATCCTGTCCCATTCACATTCCCAGATCACTTCCATCTGTAAACCGTATGCGTTCTGCAGAATTTCAACCTTGTCGTCAAACTGGCTCCTGAGAACCCCATAGGTTACACCCGACAGGGGGTGTCTCTGATGAGGTTCAAAGCGACACGAATGTCCATGGTAAAAACATCCGTTGTATTCCAACCCATGCCTAGTCCCATTTTGCTCAAAGTAGCCATCTAAAAAATAACGACCGACCGACACTTCGCCGTGGTTTAAAGCATGATGAATGTCAACGTTTCGAGTCTTTTTTACAAACTCTAACCATTCGATCGATGCGCTCGAGTACGTCTTACTCTGTTGAACGTATGCATTGTTATGCGTCAGAGCCAGCGTATCTTTTTCGAGATAGTGTGTTTTGAAGACTCCCATACTACAGCTTGCTAACGTCGTGAATCCGAATGGATCGAGCTTGGTGCACTCTATGAACGCCTCGCGGTATTTCATACACCCTTCGCGCAGCAAAACGACGTCATTCACGCCGTAATCGTACAACTCGTTCTTAAAGTTAAACACTTTATCAGTAGTTGTGCCGTACCACGCGTCAAACTTTGCCTGATCCTTATCGGACATGTTATCGTAGTTGTAGTACTTCTTGTCAGGGTAGGGGCCGACATAACTCTCATTTTCGACTCTGTTGAAAAGATGTGGGAAGTAGCCTTTTTCTACGGTGCTCAGGTTTAACGCAGAAGGCATTTTTGAGAGGGCCATTGGGATAAATGCATAGCTGTCAATATACCGCTGGTCAAAAGCGTCATCATACATGAAGATTAATTTACATCCCTGCATTATGACGTCGagcttaaccctctggagtctgaggctgatttggggcttggagaagttttgacatgccctgacatttgtgcttttttcagttgttcataaacatattaatggaaaaagtgtcattacactgtattcagcacaaactaggctacaataatatgtgaggaacatgtatgtacatgtttgtgtttttgaaggaataacatttatgcgtggttattgaaaaaactaaaaaacttaagtcactgaaataaggccaaaaaaagtataataaatctgtgttcataagacttttgggtattggaggttttagactagagtttttgcttcaaaattatgtaaaaattatgctgcctactccttcatataaaacaatatattgatttagtttttgtaagacactttttgccaagaaacacagtatgcgaggaggcgtgaatcaccactgaaaatgggccatt
The window above is part of the Chanodichthys erythropterus isolate Z2021 chromosome 3, ASM2448905v1, whole genome shotgun sequence genome. Proteins encoded here:
- the LOC137008280 gene encoding uncharacterized protein, whose translation is MQGCKLIFMYDDAFDQRYIDSYAFIPMALSKMPSALNLSTVEKGYFPHLFNRVENESYVGPYPDKKYYNYDNMSDKDQAKFDAWYGTTTDKVFNFKNELYDYGVNDVVLLREGCMKYREAFIECTKLDPFGFTTLASCSMGVFKTHYLEKDTLALTHNNAYVQQSKTYSSASIEWLEFVKKTRNVDIHHALNHGEVSVGRYFLDGYFEQNGTRHGLEYNGCFYHGHSCRFEPHQRHPLSGVTYGVLRSQFDDKVEILQNAYGLQMEVIWECEWDRMKKTDPAVMEFMSTYSAPERLKPREALFGGRTNAYKLYHKTRETEKISYLDFTSLYPFCQARKSYPIGHPQIFFKDFEPIENYYGLIKATVYPPRKLLHPVLPYRCNGKLMFPLCRTCACDQNQTTNCNHNNEERALEGCWVSIELLKAIEKGYVVAKIDEVWHFPQQSDTLFSEYVKTFLRLKQQASGYPSNVVTDSDKETYIQSYFEKEGIQLDPEHINHNPAQRSINKLLLNSLWGRFSMREGLPQTTLVNDPELFTRIVFGETETMTYFTFVSDDVALFQHRPKKGDVVETRDINVFVGAFTTAHARLELYQLMEKLGDRLLYSDTDSVIFVSRDGDWEPPLGDYLGELTNEIDDGDYITEFCSSGPKSYGYRTAKGKVCMKAKGITLNAKNSQAICLDSLIGLVDGYVTLSDDTQYILAHTENIVKNKKMLTLHNKSVVKRFKVVYNKRRLLSDFTTLPYGY